The following are encoded in a window of Methylicorpusculum oleiharenae genomic DNA:
- a CDS encoding Wadjet anti-phage system protein JetD domain-containing protein, with protein sequence MSRNNSPRKKNNWTSPSDLRAQVQKLWDKGELLTPLIESENCFPKRLNLKGPTSKEISENFEEVRLWVKALTNVSHFRIEIKTFIHQLFGINSIPGEAWIDSLDAALAMLGKRIEANRFSVLLDETRQRQPLLLRWLAKRPLKALELADRWSLLLDTVDWMQTHPRPGIYLRQVDIPGVNSKFIEAHRGVLTELFDISLPEDAIALEATGVGQFSVRYGFRNKPARIRFRVLDPSKSPLPGGGTPDITLDSASFARLPAIASRVFITENETNFLAFPPIADSLIIFGAGYGWDNLSNIHWLSDCLIYYWGDIDTHGFAILNQLRSRFSHVESFMMDRETLFTHESLWGNEESQALQDLPLLTTDEQSLFDALRDNRIRKNLRLEQEMIGFNWFQTALAKVAKGL encoded by the coding sequence ATGAGTCGCAATAACTCACCCCGTAAAAAAAACAATTGGACCAGCCCCTCCGATTTGCGCGCTCAAGTGCAAAAGCTATGGGACAAAGGTGAACTGTTAACACCGTTGATCGAAAGTGAAAATTGTTTTCCCAAACGGCTGAACTTGAAAGGCCCGACGTCAAAGGAAATTTCCGAAAACTTCGAAGAGGTGCGGTTATGGGTAAAAGCGCTGACGAATGTTTCGCATTTTAGAATTGAAATAAAGACCTTCATTCATCAGCTTTTCGGCATCAATTCGATACCCGGCGAAGCCTGGATCGACAGTCTGGATGCTGCGTTGGCAATGTTGGGCAAACGCATCGAGGCTAATCGGTTTTCTGTTTTGCTGGACGAAACCCGGCAACGCCAACCCTTGTTATTGCGCTGGCTAGCCAAACGACCGTTGAAAGCACTGGAACTGGCCGATCGTTGGTCTTTACTGCTTGACACAGTGGATTGGATGCAAACTCATCCCCGGCCGGGTATTTACTTACGTCAAGTGGACATTCCCGGGGTAAACAGCAAATTTATCGAGGCTCATCGTGGGGTTTTGACAGAACTCTTTGATATAAGCTTACCTGAAGACGCTATCGCTTTGGAAGCAACCGGTGTGGGACAATTTTCGGTACGCTATGGTTTTCGAAACAAACCGGCCCGTATACGGTTTCGAGTGCTGGACCCGTCTAAATCGCCATTACCGGGCGGCGGGACACCGGACATCACATTAGATAGCGCCAGTTTTGCCAGACTTCCTGCGATTGCCAGCCGAGTTTTCATCACCGAGAACGAAACGAATTTTTTGGCTTTTCCTCCGATAGCGGACAGCCTGATTATTTTTGGTGCGGGTTACGGTTGGGATAACTTGTCGAATATTCACTGGCTTTCCGATTGCCTCATCTATTACTGGGGAGATATCGATACTCATGGCTTTGCCATATTGAATCAGCTACGCAGCCGTTTTAGCCACGTTGAATCATTCATGATGGACCGTGAAACTCTGTTCACTCATGAGTCTTTGTGGGGTAATGAAGAAAGCCAGGCTCTTCAGGACTTGCCGTTATTAACGACAGATGAGCAATCCTTGTTTGATGCTCTTCGGGATAATCGAATTCGCAAGAACTTGCGTCTCGAGCAAGAAATGATTGGATTCAACTGGTTTCAAACAGCATTAGCCAAGGTCGCCAAGGGTTTGTAA